DNA sequence from the Augochlora pura isolate Apur16 chromosome 11, APUR_v2.2.1, whole genome shotgun sequence genome:
TTAAACCTTCTTGATAAACCAATGCATcctcaaatttttttttatcaaaatatttccctcttgtacgatttttgttgattgaagaaaataatctTAAATCACAGAGACCAAAATTCTCTTGTATTCAAATATCAATGCATACTAGAATTTCATacatgtttttataataattagagtCTCTGTTCTTCACAATTATCAAACTGCCTGAGTTAAGATTTAAGACTTTCAAGATTGAAATTCCTGTGTTCTATAGTAGCCTTGAAGCGAaagacttttattataatttccatGCGCTTTCTATTTAGTTCAGAATACatctttattgtttttttttatattaaaggtAGAACTTAATTCTTAACTTTGGCCTAGAgaaatacatttctttttgtctttcttaaatgaatatatgtatctgtatattttttgGAGCGAGACGTTTTTGCACATAATGTGCAAAGGATATTAAAATCTTGCTTCTTTATAAGGGTTTTAATAAACTGACgatactttaattaataatgggTGTTACGCTACAATGTCGATGTTTGATTATGTGTGGGTCAGGGTTGGAGATATTGCCGAACGGGATTTCACTACCGACAGACTACACGGGCCGCAGTACTGGGGAGGCTTACGTTCAGTTTGTTAACAAAGATGTTGCGGAGCGCGCTCTGCAGAAACACAAGGAAAAGATAGGACACAGGTGGGGCACTGACGCTAGCTGGGTTTGGGTATACTTATGACTTTTCAATATCATTTTATGATCGTAGTATATGTaggtatataaattttgttagtaaATAGCGGGAAAAGAATTTGTCAATAGATGCGGTTTTTTTATTACACTCCAATGTTAGCAGAAGCTGATGAAACGTAAACAAATACTACATAATTGTGTAAATAACTTATTGTACAAATCGCTTCATTCATTCATAAGTTCTACATATGAAATTGGTTACATAAAGAAACTGCCTCTATCCgaatacaattaaaagaaagttaGTCGTACGTAAGCGAAAGTACTGTTGGCCCAACTGAAACCTATGGGTGGGTGCCGGGCGGGAGGTACCCCCTTACATCGTCACCAAACCCCATGGGAGGTGGGTAGGGCTAACCCAGGATGGGTGGGCGCTACAGAGGTAGTTATCATCGATCTTAATCTGGCACATCTGTTTGACAATTGCACAATTGTACGTTTTATGCAAACAAAAACCAAGAACCAATATCGAGCTCGAAGGCTTTgcacaattttcttttgtttcaacAAAGTATCACTGGTAAAGTACAACTCGTAATTGCACGAAAATGTTATTACTGTGATGGTAGTACGATGCGCTAACTCTGACGTTCTAGCTTTCTCCATGGTCATAAAAACTGTTCAATTTCTGAGAACACTTTTCTTTTAGTTGTATCGCTTCTCGATACGCGATATCTTAGTTTCTTTGTAATCGAATTGCATAAACTGCAATTGTAATTGTCATATACCTGAGGATCATCAGCATCTCAAAGGCTAGGGTGACATAGGTACGACAGAATGCAATGTCACCGTGGGAGGGTATCTACACAGGTTTAATAAATCCGTGGAGGTGCAGTATGAACAGTTAATCTGTTACAAAGTCTTCAATATGGATCTCTTCTTTGAATcagttctttctttttttttttcgtttcctttttcgcATCACACAATAATCGAGTTACTATACTACCTGCTGCGCGCAGAAAATCTAATCTTGATTTCACGTTacccattttttacatatctCTTTTTTGCTTtcgtttcaaaattcaaaCTTTGTGCTCATTGATATTTTTGCATTGAAAGTTTCCTATTCGAAGGCAGCCGGTTATAAACGGCGGTAACGTCTTTGTAAAGATATTAACAACGTTAATATCGATCTTAACAGATACATCGAAATCTTCCGAAGCAGTTTGTCAGAAGTACGTGCTAGCATTGGGCCAAAAATGAGAGGTGGGCCAATGGGTGGCTTTAATCAGAGACCAGCTCCCTATGATAGAGGTGCGCGATTCGGTGGAATGAACCGATTTAGCAATAACAGCAGAGGTTCTAGAAACAGAGGTAATTAACCGtctcaaattattatttgaagtcAATTTAGCCACGATTAATCTTACGCTTCTCGCATTGTCGAACGTTCGGAAGGTAAGACGCCTTTTTGATCTTTGCTTTATTACTTCTTGATACGTTATAGATTTCGATGGCGGTCCTTGGGGAAGCGGAAACAACTTCGACTCCCGCGGTGGAAGTATGGGTATGCGTGGAGGTTTAGACATGAAGGGTGGAAACTTCAGAGGCAGTGGTGACACATGGGGTGGCAATTCTGGTATTCATGGAATACACATGCGCGGATTGCCTTTCAAAGCTACAGAACAAGATATAGCTGATGTAAGTTCttgcttgaaattaattcattgatGATTGAAAAAAGATTAtaactacaataatattaaatacagttcTTCAGACCTATTGAGCCAGTAAATGTACGGATTATTCTCGAAAATGGCGGACGACCATCAGGAGAAGCTGATGTTGAATTCGCAACTCATGAAGAGGCTGTTAAAGCAATGTCTAAGGTTTTTATGTTTTTccaataatagaaataataattgttcttcacgtaaaattaatacttaatatgtGTTACAGGACAAAAGTCACATGTCTCACAGGTACATTGAATTATTCCTAAATTCCACTGGTGGCTCAAGTGGAATGTCATTGGGCGGCATTGGAAACTTTTGCGGaggtatattttttaatgaaagcaaaatgatttaaatacatttttaaaccgTACgtagattgaaattttaattatttgttttatcagGTTTGGGCAATAACTTCAGGCCAGGTTACTCTCCAAACAGAGGCTTCAGCTCTCAGTTAGGAGGgaacaattataatagtttttgAGGCCGGGTATCGCGTTTTTTACGCTATCGACGGTAAAACGTATTGCAAATCAAAGTTTTTAAACAATGAATTGTATCATCaatgacaatttaatttccagtttacgttaaattagaaattaataacctGTTTCGCTCTATACTTAGACCGAACacatacatattaattttaagcagAACATACGGAGATCTTATTGTAGGGATTTTCGACAACAAAGGATCAACCacagttattaacaaaatatttaataacagaaaagaagaaaaacaagataatgaaataaaatacagtcttTACACACAAGTCTCTCACAAATATCTCACGATTCGTCTTTGAACTCTCAACGCTCTCACGCAACTGGGAAAACTTTTCTACCCTCCCGACACTCTTGCTTTCTTAAAATCACTCATACACGACAACATTCAACCACACGGTCCAAAAACTCTTCATTCACACCTCACTCGATCCTACTATCGCATAATCCAAACGCTCTTATCTCATACCCCACATTATGTTTCCCTTTTGATAACGTTATAGTATTATCGATAAACATTATTTAGTTTAGATAcgttaagaatttatttataaagtgaTGGAAAATCTGTTGTAGGGCCGATTATTTTTTAGCCGCAGGCTTAACTGCTTTTGAGGCCGCAACCTTCTTGGGTTTTGGAGTTTTGGTCTTAGCGGCTGGTTTCTTTGCTGTCTCTTTGCAACTGCTTTGCGAACTGATGTTGTTGCAGTTTTCTTCTTCTCGACAGACTTCTTTACCTTCGTCGATTCAGTCGCTTTCACTGCGGTTAATTCATCTATTGCGTTTTCTATTTTGTCttcttccatttttgttttgctTCTACATTTCAATacgattataaattgattcaattttgttgGATAAGAAAAATAGGAAAGAAATCCATGTTATAGGAATTGttcaatctttttttcttattgttaCTCGTACTTCcattaataatgacaatagTCAATCTATAATTTACATACGTCGATAATTAAAGCTTGGCGCGCTATTGGTTGTACTTGTCTAGTGGCGCCTCTTTCGGTAAAAAAGTGAAGCTCTCTTTGAGATctgtacagcgccaattaatccagtggcaaaacgctcaaactgttagccaaattATCAACAGTCGATTTTGGCTAATAATTTCAGCATGTTGCCATTAGCCTAATTCACGGTATACGGACCTCGAGGagagtttcattttttttctctgatAGAGGCGCTACCATCGCCATTGTAACATATGTATGCGTAATGCAGGATCGCCTaaaagcaataattataacaaaattaggCCATAAAATAATGAACCAATGGTACAGAAATTTTCAGGAGTCTATGTCGCATACAAAAACGAATGACCCGTTTCTACCacctgtaataatatatttttatttctaaccCTAACTTGTAGCGAAACGTTTCTCTAGGAGaaagacaaaataataaaatgttgaaactAAGTGGCAGATTTAATatcgaagaaagaaatttatttcgaatgtcATAAGCATAAGCAATACCGAATCATTTATGTTTCGAAGTACAGTATATGTACTTTCAAGGTCAGTCTATAATGCAGAGATTTGAATGCTGAAGCCACAGGTATATTTGCTCAGCTTCAGTAATTGATTAGAAAAGATTAGATTCCTTATCTGATCATCAGGGTACTCGACGCTTATTATTGACGTCAAGTGAAACACGCGGTGCGTTATGCTCGtgtaagtattattttacaatatcaatCAAATCATATTCACATCTATAGTTCGTTGACGGAGATAGGAGCAATAATGTCATTGCTGTGAAGCGAGTACATAAACAGACTTTTTTCGtcgtattcttttatttttttgtccGAATCAGAAAAAGTTTGAGCTTGAAGTTAATAACAACGTCCCAAGTTCAATTCTTACTCATAACAGAGCACGTTGGATGATGTACtaacaatatatacatacgtacgtTAGTCCGTGATATTTATGGTGATATTTGATGATGTTTTATGTCTCTAATGTttggtaatataattttttcattggtGCAATGATACATGTGAGATTGATAATGGcatagtaaatatatacacCTATGTCTGAtcaggatttttttttttctgagaCCATTTCATCTTATCTATTTATGTGTTTCATAGTATTCTTGATTAACTTGCAGTGCCGGAAAACATGGATGACATTCATAGACGAGAGGATGCTGACATGAATCATGAAGAGATTGAGAATAATGAGAATGTGATTTTTACCAATGACAGGTATGATGCATAAGAATCTATGttggtatatttaattatagctTTCATAGACACATATCAAGATTGCAATATTAGTATCATCGaaatttatatcttttcaGATACAATGATAACTACGAGGGACAGTCTTTTTTGGTTCCTAATCCAAATGCACGTACGCCTAAAATAGCTGTAGAGTATATCAGAAGATCCGACATAAGTCGGTATAATCcagctttaaaaaatcttaTACCTATACGCCATAAAAAATCGTATGTACTTGAATAACTTACCTTACGGTAGGGCTGCTTTcacacaatttttttttcttatatttcagAAACAAAGAAACTACACCAGTGGACAGTGCTGggttattttcatatatattttatacttggGTAACACCTTATATATGGAAAGCATATAAGAAGGGTATTACCATAAATGATGTACCATGCATTTCATCTTATGAAACTTGCAAATACAATGCACAAAGGTAATTGTTCTACATTGATgtaatcttttttttattcttaacactttaccgattgGAAACCAATTTACTGAATTCTCAGTCATTGTCTAATGAAATGATTGAATGATCGTATTTAAAGTCTTATTAATCTCCAGATTGGAGATACTTTGGCAAGAGGAATTAAGCAATCGTGGACCGGAATTGGCGTCGTTTCAGATGGTCGCTTGGCGATTTGTGCGCACAAGGATATATGTAGCTTGGTTCTTACTAACTTGCTCAACACTCTGCGGATTTATAAGCCCTGTATGATTCATGTTTacgtaatttttctataactttTGTACCTACTTATCGTTTAAATCGTTTGTTGTTGGAAGTTATTAAATCATTGTTTCCTTCCAGATGAtattaatgaagaaattattagaacatGTTCAATCTCCAGAAGAAAACGCATGGGAAGGTATAAAGTGggcattattattaacgtgCTGCGACGTTTTGCGAATGATATTTTTCACTTGGACATGGAACACAAACATTAGAACAGGACTGAGGTTGAAATCAGCTTGTGCCGCTCTTCTGtacaagaaaattataagGCTAAACAGCCTTGGAAATAAAAGTACAGGCAAGGTAATACTTGATCAGTACTCGCGCGAATCTCGAGatgcatattaatttattaatatcgctTTGTGATTTTAGTTAGTGAATCTATTTACTAACGATAGTCAAAGACTGTTCGACGTCGTCATTTATGGACCTATGATACTGAACGGtccgataattattatttgtggTACACTTTACATACTGTGGATGTTTAGTCCGATCGCACTTGTCGGAACACTTGTATTCCTTCTATTCTATCCTTTTCAAGTAAGTATTGTGGtctgtacaataatttaaaagtttttcTTAGTAATTTGAAGTACATTGTAAATGCGCATTGATTTTTACAGTATCTAATGTCCCGCGGAGTTGGATACTATCGTTCAAATGCAGTAATCATCGCAGATATGCGAGTGAAATTGATGAATGAAATTCTGgattgcataaaattaattaaaatgtgttCATgggagaaatatttcttctccAAGCttctttgtattattttcaaattcacaTAGTTAACTATTACCGTGACGTTGTACATTCTTTGTAATAACTGATGTCTTTTAGCTAtacgaaagaaagaagagagcTGGTTGCACAAGACTGTATATTTTCAAAGCCTTGCTATTTCTTTAACACCAGCTGTACCTGTAATATCGGCGATCGTCACGTTTTTAGTGCATTTATCAACAGGCCATAATTTAACTGCTGCTCAGGTATAGTTCtctgaatattaatgaattaataatattacaacagTAGACTTTTTGGAGGAATATTAgaataagtaattttataataacaattattgtttcaatggCCAGCGAAACATTTATGAAATATGCTCAAGGATATACATGAAACAAGTTTTGCATTTAATGGATTATGAATTGCAGGCTTTCCCAGTTATAACATTTTTCGGAAATATGTTGCGACTGGCACTCGTTTCACTTAAGGACTCCACACGATATTTTTTCGACGCTCGTATTGCCCTTACAAGATTCAAGGTCTCCCAAACTTTAAGTTTGTAATTTACATGACACTTACACTTgcgttacaaataatatatgcaCCTGACTTGTCTCGGTCAGTTTAACATCACGTTAAAAGCTTCTCGTAATAATTGTGCGTGTAATGGGGAAAGTGCTGTATGCGGTACAAATAAGTAAAACATAATTGCTTTTTCTCTTACTCCTCCCTCTGATGTACGATATATCATGATATAGATATGAtacatttagaaataattcacTAAAAACGTAACAATTAATACCATTGATTTCAACTACGATATGTTACTTTTCCAGGTGTTTCCCTTCATATCATTACtcaattctcaatttcgtTCTTCTTTCATGTTTATACAAGTGGCCTTAGTTAATATTGCCGAATCAAAGATAACACTCGGCAGACTGCAGGtggttatttttatctatttaattgtaacgATAGCGTAATTGTAACTAATAGCGTAATTATGGAAATTGCATTAATGTGGCTACATTTTTAGTAGTTCTAGAAGCCTTAGTTTTGCGAATGAAGATTTAATAGCATACGTGCTTTGTCATTTGGTGCAATGCATAATGTAAAATGGTATGGGTGCATGTACTGCATTATGATTAGTGAATACATACAATTTGCATGATATAAACACTTTGTGCTTAAAACAAATCACAGTGCAATATCTTTTGTTATGCACTTCTTTAAGCGCATAGCAactgaattaaccctttgcactcgaatggtgactttAAGGCACTACTAAGATTGTTCtattacgtttcaaaataatttttataatcgtaaggtttagatttaaaaaattgttgagtagtagcactgttgctacgagttacaagaaacaatttcatgcgtataaaatacattttgttatgtaaaatggaaatactgtgatccaggaaaattatttcacatttacagtcgaaatggcttcgagtgcaaagggttaaagtgaTCAATTTAAAGGAGCGCTGCTTGAgcgataaatattgtattcaaataatttaagtaatacTCTGTACAATCCTTCATATTTATGTGCACTGCATGAACCGGGAAGAAAGCATGTTAATCGGGAATGCATCTAGTATCAAAGAACGTGTTGTTACTGACGAACATTGTTTTTACCAACTATTCAACTTTGATATACACTTCTAATGATTAGCAATGTTTGTGCAGAGCGTATTGTTTCTAGAAGAAAACACAAGCCAAGTATCAAAACCAATTGTGAAATCCGAAGCAGTAGTCATTGCTAATGGTTCATTTTGCGAGGAAAACTCCACTTTGCACGAAAAGTCAgtctttttttaacaaaatatttaccgTACTTCttgtagttttattttaaccatTTCTAACATTTGATTTCAGACAAGATATTTCAAATTCTAAGAAGGATGCTAAAGTGGAGAAACTTAATGATTGCTCTGAAGAGTCTCGTTATGTCGAAGTACTTTCAAACATTAAATTTGGGGCTGCGAAAGATGGATTAGTAGGAATCTGCGGCCACGTAGGAAGTGGAAAGTCTAGTCTACTGCTTGCTGCCTTAGGACAGTTGAAAATGACTCGAGGACAGATTTCCAGAGAAGGTTCATGCGCCTATGTTAGTCAGCAAGCATGGATTATTAATGCGACGCttagggaaaatattttatttggcaATCAGTTCGATGCTAGACGTTATTATCACGCGGTTACAGTATGTAACTTGAAAgaagatataaatatgttgCCTGGCGGAGATGACACCGAAATTGGCGAGCGAGGTATAAATCTTTCAGGAGGTCAAAAGCAAAGAGTTGCTTTGGCTAGAGCACTTTATGCTAATCGGTAAGAAATgtgtttcatttttgttacattaacgacactaatttataaaaaaaatattcacttGCTTCCTATTATCTGtttaagagatatttattttctggatGACCCATTGAGCGCGGTAGACGTACACGTGGGATCATacatatttaagaatttaatactCGGGGCACTCAAGAACAAATGTGTTCTTTTCGTGACGCACCAAGTTCAGGTAGCACTTGTCAAGTGTTTAATTGATACTCGGCTGGTCCCCGAGGTTTCTGTACTACGAATaaatcgatataatttttcatgaattttagTTTTTGAAACACTGtgatcaaatatatttattgagtAACGGTAAGATAGTAGAACAGGGTACTCACGATGAATTGATGCAATTAAATAAGGAATATACTGCCATGGTGAACAGCACGCTATTAAATACTGACGATAATACGAAGGAGTAAGTATCACTTAATTGTCGCTTCAATATCGTTTGATCATACCatacaatttgatttaattttgtagacAATCCAGTGCAGAGGCTCAATTTGGAAACAAAAGCTCTGAAAACGATTTCAAGACACAAACTATTAACTCAGTAAACAACCATGCACATGATAAAACATCAAGTAGAATGCATGGAGGAGGTATGTATTGTAATCtgtttataaattgaattgaaattgttaaatatcaaatttctattcaatttagGAGGAACACTTGTCGCAGAAGAGAAAGTAGAAACTGGTACAGTGAAATCTCACACATATCACATCTACATCAAATCCGCAGGTGGTTACTTAGTGGCTGCTTTAGTTTTTTTTACACTTTTCTTGAACGTCGGAAGCTCAGCATTTAGTACTTGGTGGTTAGCTACATGGATTAAAGCTGGTGGTggagtaaatatttttttgtatatttttgtatactgACATTCAAGCGATAGAAAACggtaaatgttattttaatagctACTTCATAATCATTCCtttgttttcatttagaaCATCACTGATCTTGAAACTAATGAAACCATAGTATCAGAAAATTTAAGTGATAATCCCGACTACACGTATTATCAAAACATTTATGGTGCTTGTATCGGAGCAATTTTGTTCACAAGTCTGATACGTGGTTTAATGATCTCGTACACTACAATTAATGCTTCAACGACGCTCCACTATAAAGTGTTCAAAAAGATGATCGAGACCacattaacattttttgaaGTTACACCTGTTGGtagattacaaaatatatttagccGTGACATTGACGAAGGCAAGAGCACAGCAATTATTTCCGATAACATTACactgaaaaattactttacttttttaatttgttcccTCCTTCATTTTAGTTGACAATTACATACCGATCAACGTAGAAAATATGGTACAAAATTTCTTCACATGCAGTTTcccaatcatttttatatgctCTATAATACCCTGGTTTTCCTTCCCATTAATCATTCTTggtatcatatttttttacatcAGCAAAATTTTCAGGTAAaagcaacaaatatttaaacaatacagaagaataattttgttcggatataaaaagaaagttgATTATTTTTAGGGTTGCAATGAGGGATTTCAAGCGAATGGAGAATACCTCACGATCATCCGTTTTGAGTTTCGTTACAACCACGTTGCACGGTTTGAACACCATCCATGcgtttgaaaaagaaaaagcattTAGGAACAAGTATGTTAGTTGACATTGTTTTTTGGAGCGAAAGTTGAGGGTACTATTGATTGATATATACAATGcggatttttctatttttagattcgaggaattatttaattc
Encoded proteins:
- the LOC144477332 gene encoding ATP-binding cassette sub-family C member 5-like isoform X2; its protein translation is MDDIHRREDADMNHEEIENNENVIFTNDRYNDNYEGQSFLVPNPNARTPKIAVEYIRRSDISRYNPALKNLIPIRHKKSNKETTPVDSAGLFSYIFYTWVTPYIWKAYKKGITINDVPCISSYETCKYNAQRLEILWQEELSNRGPELASFQMVAWRFVRTRIYVAWFLLTCSTLCGFISPMILMKKLLEHVQSPEENAWEGIKWALLLTCCDVLRMIFFTWTWNTNIRTGLRLKSACAALLYKKIIRLNSLGNKSTGKLVNLFTNDSQRLFDVVIYGPMILNGPIIIICGTLYILWMFSPIALVGTLVFLLFYPFQYLMSRGVGYYRSNAVIIADMRVKLMNEILDCIKLIKMCSWEKYFFSKLLSIRKKEESWLHKTVYFQSLAISLTPAVPVISAIVTFLVHLSTGHNLTAAQAFPVITFFGNMLRLALVSLKDSTRYFFDARIALTRFKVFPFISLLNSQFRSSFMFIQVALVNIAESKITLGRLQSVLFLEENTSQVSKPIVKSEAVVIANGSFCEENSTLHEKQDISNSKKDAKVEKLNDCSEESRYVEVLSNIKFGAAKDGLVGICGHVGSGKSSLLLAALGQLKMTRGQISREGSCAYVSQQAWIINATLRENILFGNQFDARRYYHAVTVCNLKEDINMLPGGDDTEIGERGINLSGGQKQRVALARALYANRDIYFLDDPLSAVDVHVGSYIFKNLILGALKNKCVLFVTHQVQFLKHCDQIYLLSNGKIVEQGTHDELMQLNKEYTAMVNSTLLNTDDNTKEQSSAEAQFGNKSSENDFKTQTINSVNNHAHDKTSSRMHGGGGTLVAEEKVETGTVKSHTYHIYIKSAGGYLVAALVFFTLFLNVGSSAFSTWWLATWIKAGGGNITDLETNETIVSENLSDNPDYTYYQNIYGACIGAILFTSLIRGLMISYTTINASTTLHYKVFKKMIETTLTFFEVTPVGRLQNIFSRDIDEVDNYIPINVENMVQNFFTCSFPIIFICSIIPWFSFPLIILGIIFFYISKIFRVAMRDFKRMENTSRSSVLSFVTTTLHGLNTIHAFEKEKAFRNKFEELFNSSNLCLYLCQSIMRWSAARLDSLAIASSSITALLVIAFKYQISPAFAGLVMAYSTQMMGVFQYTVRLMAETETRFISVERISYYLRTLQKEGICNKTPENPSNEWPTYGKLEFHKVQLSYRKDLAPVLNNISFAINAGEHIGIVGRTGAGKSSLIVALFRLVEISSGKIKIDDVDVAKINLDTLRSKLSIIPQDPILFSGTIRSNLDPFKECNDLDIWDALEKTKMKEKVKSMPGLLDAPVEVEGNNLSVGERQLLCLTRALLRNSKIIILDEATAAVDPETEECVQTTIQNEFLHCTVLTIAHRLKTVISCDRIIVMKNGRILEFDKPSILSSNPDSEFSKMLALAEKAIKES